The following are encoded together in the Sphingomonas insulae genome:
- the atpD gene encoding F0F1 ATP synthase subunit beta, giving the protein MATAADDIRPTQSTGSSNTTGTIAQIIGAVVDVHFPDTLPAILSALETDNNGNRLVLEVAQHLGENTVRTIAMDATEGLTRGQTVRDTGAQISVPVGPATLGRILNVIGEPIDERGPVLTDLRSPIHADAPLFVDQSTENAILVTGIKVIDLLAPYAKGGKIGLFGGAGVGKTVLIQELINNIAKGHGGTSVFAGVGERTREGNDLYHEFLDAGVIAKDADGNPQSEGSKVALVFGQMNEPPGARARVALSGLTIAEYFRDQEGQDVLFFVDNIFRFTQAGAEVSALLGRIPSAVGYQPTLSTDMGALQERITSTNKGSITSVQAVYVPADDLTDPAPATSFAHLDATTVLNRAISELGIYPAVDPLDSTSRVLEPRVVGQDHYDTARAVQSLLQRYKSLQDIIAILGMDELSEEDKLTVTRARKIQRFLSQPFHVAEVFTGIPGKFVQIEDTIRSFKAVVDGEYDHLPEGAFYMVGGIDEVVAKAEKMAQES; this is encoded by the coding sequence CGATCCTCTCGGCGCTCGAGACGGACAATAACGGCAACCGTCTGGTGCTCGAGGTCGCGCAGCACCTCGGCGAGAACACCGTACGCACGATCGCGATGGATGCGACCGAGGGGCTGACCCGCGGGCAGACCGTCCGCGACACCGGCGCGCAGATCAGCGTGCCGGTCGGCCCGGCGACGCTCGGCCGCATCCTCAACGTCATCGGCGAGCCGATCGACGAGCGTGGCCCGGTCCTCACCGACCTGCGCAGCCCGATCCATGCCGATGCGCCGCTGTTCGTCGACCAGTCGACCGAGAACGCCATCCTGGTGACTGGCATCAAGGTCATCGACCTGCTTGCGCCCTATGCCAAGGGCGGCAAGATCGGCCTGTTCGGCGGCGCTGGCGTCGGCAAGACCGTGCTGATCCAGGAACTCATCAACAACATCGCCAAGGGCCATGGCGGCACCTCGGTGTTCGCCGGCGTCGGCGAGCGCACGCGCGAGGGCAACGACCTCTATCACGAATTCCTCGACGCCGGCGTCATCGCCAAGGACGCCGACGGCAATCCGCAGTCGGAAGGGTCGAAGGTCGCGCTGGTGTTCGGCCAGATGAACGAGCCGCCGGGCGCCCGCGCCCGCGTCGCGCTGTCGGGCCTGACCATCGCGGAATATTTCCGCGATCAGGAAGGGCAGGACGTTTTGTTCTTCGTCGACAACATCTTCCGCTTCACGCAGGCGGGCGCCGAAGTGTCGGCACTGCTCGGCCGCATCCCATCGGCGGTGGGCTATCAGCCGACGCTGTCGACCGACATGGGCGCGCTGCAGGAACGCATCACCTCGACCAACAAGGGCTCGATCACCTCGGTGCAGGCCGTGTACGTCCCCGCGGACGATCTCACCGACCCGGCGCCGGCAACCTCGTTCGCCCACCTGGACGCGACGACCGTGCTCAATCGCGCGATCTCGGAACTCGGCATCTATCCGGCGGTCGATCCGCTCGATTCGACCAGCCGCGTCCTCGAACCGCGCGTCGTCGGCCAGGATCACTACGACACCGCCCGTGCGGTGCAGTCGCTGCTCCAGCGCTACAAGTCGTTGCAGGACATCATCGCCATCCTCGGCATGGACGAATTATCCGAAGAGGATAAGCTGACCGTGACGCGCGCCCGCAAGATCCAGCGCTTCCTGTCGCAGCCGTTCCACGTCGCCGAGGTGTTCACCGGCATCCCCGGCAAGTTCGTGCAGATCGAGGATACGATCCGCTCGTTCAAGGCGGTGGTCGACGGCGAATACGATCATCTGCCCGAAGGCGCATTCTACATGGTCGGCGGCATCGACGAAGTCGTCGCCAAGGCCGAGAAGATGGCGCAGGAATCGTAA